One stretch of Herpetosiphonaceae bacterium DNA includes these proteins:
- a CDS encoding RidA family protein produces MGIQRINADGLLRLPAFSHAVIAGDFIYVSGTLGTKPGARDLVEGGTSPQTTQTLRNIETILRSCDASLDDVVKVNVFLADMTTFGEMNEAYIAVMGAEPPARITVGRAALALGAAVEIDCIAYKPRS; encoded by the coding sequence ATGGGGATTCAGCGCATCAACGCCGATGGCCTGCTTCGGCTTCCGGCGTTCAGCCACGCGGTCATCGCGGGGGATTTTATCTACGTATCGGGCACGCTCGGAACCAAGCCGGGAGCGCGCGATCTGGTCGAGGGCGGCACCAGCCCGCAGACGACGCAGACGCTCCGCAACATCGAGACGATCTTGCGCTCCTGCGACGCCTCGCTGGACGATGTGGTGAAGGTCAACGTGTTCCTGGCGGATATGACGACCTTCGGCGAGATGAACGAGGCGTACATCGCGGTGATGGGCGCTGAGCCTCCGGCGCGAATCACCGTGGGCCGCGCGGCGCTAGCGCTCGGCGCTGCGGTTGAGATCGACTGTATCGCTTACAAGCCGCGATCGTAG
- a CDS encoding M28 family peptidase: MYTARSDQAKNRHASLSPALAAWIDQIQSRIGVERLRSDVAVLPAPRNRMRAPDAMAEADRLIVDELRAAGWAAEWRPFAFSGVSGVLGYHNEGRSQAPPTIYRHLEGANIVACKPGERSTAAIVVLAHHDTITHSPGANDNGASVAALLELARVLAPCRFEHSVILAATDMEEIGFFGARALVSELRHERRVLAAINFETMAYTASAPNTQRLPSGIGLLYPRQAAWISARQMRGDFTAVIYNWNALPLASTFAAGLSRLAGPDSPLLLRAPNDLPIVGPLLHRWVPAVRNFARSDHLPFWEAGLPALLITDTANFRYRHYHRPTDTPEKLDYERLAAIVGATAGAIAQVAELIHDP; this comes from the coding sequence GTGTACACTGCCAGGAGCGATCAGGCGAAAAACCGGCACGCGTCGCTGAGCCCGGCCTTAGCTGCCTGGATCGATCAGATTCAGAGCCGGATCGGCGTCGAGCGGCTGCGCTCGGACGTGGCTGTATTGCCCGCGCCTCGCAACCGCATGCGCGCGCCGGACGCGATGGCTGAGGCTGATCGACTGATCGTCGACGAGCTGCGGGCGGCAGGCTGGGCTGCTGAGTGGCGTCCATTTGCCTTTAGCGGCGTCTCAGGCGTCCTGGGCTACCACAACGAGGGGCGTTCGCAGGCTCCGCCGACGATCTATCGCCACCTGGAAGGCGCGAATATCGTCGCGTGCAAGCCGGGCGAACGATCGACGGCTGCGATCGTCGTGCTGGCCCACCACGATACAATCACGCATTCGCCGGGCGCGAACGACAACGGCGCGTCGGTCGCGGCACTGCTGGAGCTGGCGCGCGTGCTCGCGCCCTGCCGGTTCGAGCATAGCGTGATCCTGGCAGCGACGGATATGGAGGAGATCGGCTTCTTCGGGGCCAGGGCGCTCGTCTCCGAGCTACGGCATGAGCGTCGCGTGCTGGCGGCGATCAACTTCGAGACGATGGCCTACACCGCCTCCGCGCCCAACACCCAACGTCTGCCGTCGGGCATTGGTCTGCTCTATCCCAGGCAGGCTGCGTGGATCAGCGCTCGTCAGATGCGCGGCGATTTTACCGCGGTGATCTATAACTGGAACGCGCTGCCGCTTGCCTCGACCTTCGCGGCGGGGCTGTCGCGTCTGGCCGGGCCGGATAGCCCGCTGCTGCTGCGCGCGCCCAACGACCTGCCGATCGTCGGGCCGCTGCTGCATCGCTGGGTGCCTGCCGTGCGCAATTTTGCCCGCAGCGATCATCTGCCCTTTTGGGAGGCTGGCCTGCCCGCGCTGCTGATCACCGACACCGCCAACTTTCGCTATCGCCATTACCACCGGCCTACCGACACGCCGGAGAAGCTGGATTACGAGCGGCTGGCCGCGATCGTCGGCGCGACGGCTGGCGCTATTGCACAGGTTGCGGAGCTGATTCACGATCCATAG
- a CDS encoding TIGR00730 family Rossman fold protein — protein MQIQRICVFCGSSPGRSPAYMGAARALGLALARRKIGLVYGGAHVGLMGEIANAVIEHGGHVTGVMPRALIEREIAHQGLAELRVVDSMHQRKALMAELSDGFIALPGGFGTLEEFFEIVTWAQLGLHRKPCGLLNQSGFFDQLRAFLDFAVGEQFIRPQHRAMILVEADPDRLLDCFDAYQAPAVAKWIDRQET, from the coding sequence ATGCAGATCCAGCGTATTTGTGTTTTTTGCGGCTCAAGTCCGGGCCGCTCACCTGCGTACATGGGCGCTGCCCGCGCGCTGGGGCTGGCCCTGGCGCGGCGCAAGATTGGGCTGGTCTACGGCGGCGCGCATGTCGGGCTGATGGGCGAGATCGCCAACGCCGTGATCGAGCACGGCGGGCATGTCACCGGCGTTATGCCCCGCGCGCTGATCGAGCGCGAGATCGCCCACCAGGGCCTCGCCGAGCTGCGGGTCGTCGACTCGATGCACCAGCGCAAGGCGCTGATGGCCGAGCTGTCCGACGGATTTATCGCGCTGCCGGGCGGCTTCGGCACGCTCGAAGAGTTTTTCGAGATCGTCACCTGGGCGCAGCTTGGGCTGCACCGCAAGCCCTGCGGGCTGCTCAACCAGAGCGGCTTCTTCGACCAACTGCGCGCATTTCTGGACTTTGCGGTCGGAGAGCAGTTCATCCGGCCACAGCACCGCGCGATGATCCTGGTTGAGGCCGATCCCGACCGGCTGCTGGATTGCTTCGACGCCTATCAGGCACCAGCCGTCGCCAAATGGATCGATCGGCAGGAGACGTAG